A region of the Antedon mediterranea chromosome 4, ecAntMedi1.1, whole genome shotgun sequence genome:
aataatttattggatgATGAATATGATAAAATATAGAACGTGCCAATGTGCAAGTATTTTGTTCTACCCAATAAAAATGAGTTAATAAACACTTAAATTACATTGTACAGCAGTAGAGGGTGTTGCACATGCACTCGCCACTTTTCATCTCCAAAGACACATTGCTTTAGCATGTTTCAACAACGTGTTATTCAATTACTTAATCATTATACTCACACTTCCATGGTCTTAGAAGAAATGCTATCTTCAGGACAAATTGTTTCATTCAAAGATGTTAAATTGTCATCAACCAAGGGAACATCCATAACATCTTGGCTGCTCATCTGCTGATCAAATTTATCTGAGCTCTTCTCAACATTTGTGTGATCTACATCAATTTGTTCCTCATCTTTTTCAACTGTTGCCATGTTTTCATCATTAATCATTTCATTGATACTGGCCTTTAGCTTCTCCAAGGTTTTCTTGCTCACTCTATCCTCAATTACCTACagatattgaaattattattggAAACAATAATTAGTGGATTGATAGAGAAAAGGCACGATCTACAAAACtagaaaatacagtaaaaaattacCAGAAAAAAGtgtacaacaaataaaatactaatagGTCTAAACATTAAGTCACTTTCAAAACAATGAACTGAAATTGTAATTAACTTTTTAGGCAGGTTCAAAGTTGCCTAGTTGTTGAAGAatgttaaaggccaggtgcgggcaaaaaatttctattgatcatacattccaataattatcgatctatagtttcccttatgtttcataatgtttgtgattttatttgtgttacaggagctttttgaaaattagcactttcatatcagtggggggggggggggatagttcaaattacacagtaaaatctctattcttttgtacacaaattttgaaaatggagaggtattttaaaaagctatgaaaaataaacggtgtggtaaaaaatgttatcagatgactaaatataggtaatataacttgaattttacatttctggtatttttattcaacttcagaattttattttcatgctatagcaaaaattatccaccgtatatccaccatctttttttaccttctagggagtcaccagacatgttattacattatgttaactacctaactactgaaaaaaagtcttcctggtttttttggcagaattttgccaaattttgtatttgaccatattaggggaaattcatggtttttcatcttgatttctgttacaaatatttgatttatgtacaattaaccaaatattatatttaaaattcatgcctgtacctgagctttaaagtaAAGAGACAAACCTCTAATATCTGTTGAAGTAGAGTGTACATATCCTTAAGTGTCGCCTGGTTAGTATTGGTGATATGCAACTTGTTCAGAGATCGAATTAGTACACGGCAGCCAGGGGAGTCTGGGTTGCTCAAGATATGGTTACAAATCTTTAGGCCTAAGCTATCATGGATGCTGCTTTCCTGTTTAAGCAATATTACAATGAATCATGATacaatattaacaaataatatgGATGTATCGGGTGACAGTAGGATCATCCAATAATCTTGAACTCAGTGTAAAGCTAATTTATGGCATTCATCATCTTCACCCAAAATGTCTAGGCATGGTACCCACATTATTGTAGGTATAATGTTACAGCCAGCACAGGGCTTTCCTTTTATTACCAAAAGTGTTTGTCCAGCCTTACCTGTAGGTTTTCATGATCCAAGTTTGGCAAATTACGATGATCAGTTAATTGAATGAGCAGATCAGCAACATTTGAATCGTTTATTTTGGCCAATGGAGATGTGATTGGAGCATTGAACAATGTTTCAAGAGTAGGTAGAAATGCATCTTCTAAACACTCTTGGTTGCGTCtgaaagtaataaaattatCAACAGTTACTTGAATTACAATGATTTGTAGTTTTTACAATACATGTCTTGTCATAACTttgaataatttaaacaaaaacattaactGTACCTCGTGACAAATGCAAACATTGGCAGGAAAGTACCAAGACAATGGCGTAGATGATGGTCTTCTTCAGTCGTTGGGTTGTACCAGAGCAAGAGAAGCCTGGAAATCAGCTTAGAACTGATCACCCGTCCTGACAACATCAGTTTACAGAAACCCTCAGCGGCAACAGTACGCAGTTCAGAATGCTGAAAATTAACATGTATGAATGGTAACGGTTGGTGTCATTAAATAAGTTATGTTTTGCATCAAGATTTAGCTGGCAGAAGACGGGAATGAGAActttatgtaatttaaatgaaacaaacatAATTAATTTCCATTTAGGATACAGCAATGTACTttacttaaagctctgtctacactatcaaactttatgtaatttaaatgaaacaaacatttaatttcCATTTAGGCTACAGCAATGTACTttacttaaagctctgtctacactatcaaactttatgtaatttaaatgaaacaaacatAATTAATTACAGCAATCTACTttacttaaagctctgtctacactatcaaactttatgtgccaacaaatgtgatgtcaaactagtttgatagtgtagacagagctttaaagtaaTTATTAGACTACTGGATCTATATTAACATACCTCATTTTCTAATATCCTGATTAGTATACTCATTAGACTACTGGATCTATATTAACATACCTCATTTTCTAATATCCTGATTAGTATACTCATTAGACTACTGGATCTATATTAACATACCTCATTTTCTAATATCCTGATTAGTATACTCATTAGACTACTGGATCTATATTAACATCCCTCATTTTCTAATATCCTGATTAGTATACTCATTAGACTACTGGATCTATATTAACATACCTCATTTTCTAATATCCTGATTAGTATACTCATTAGACTACTGGATCTATATTAACATACCTCATTTTCTAATATCCTGATTAGTATACTCATTAGACTACTGGATCTATATTAACATACCTCATTTTCTAATATCCTGATTAGTATACTCATTAGACTACTGGATCTATATTAACATACCTCATTTTCTAATATCCTGATTAGTATACTCATTAGACTACTGGATCTATATTAACATACCTCATTTTCTAATATCCTGATTAGTATACTCATTAGACTACTGGATCTATATTAACATACCTCATTTTCTAATATCCTGATTAGTATACTCATTAGACTACTGGCTGTTTTgctgttatatttattttcaacttctCTCTCCTGTTCTTCTTCATCAGATTCAGGTGAGCTTTCCAATTGACTTTCTGTTGATATTTTGAATGTTTCAAAACCGTAGGTCAAAAGCAGATCAAAGATCACTTTGAGAGCAGTGACCTTAACCTCATCTTGGTCAACTTGATAAACCTAAACGACATGTACAAAATGTATGAAGTAGAAAATACCAATGAgacttaagctttgtctacactatcaaactctaggtgacaacaaaatgtgatgttcctatatgatgtcatatcactaccatatttgggcacatcacactttttttgtcaaactagtttgatagtgtagacagagctttaaactatCATCAAAACGTTACCTTTACATACAAAATGAAATGATactagaaatatttttaaatcaagGTGTACCTGTAAAAAGAGTAGCAAATGTTGTCTTGCAAAGTCTCGATTCATCTGACATGCTAAGCCTAGACATCGAACAGCAACATCTCTTACACTCTCATGTTCATGTGGAATTCCTGGCAGAATCTAGATTCAGAAAGAGtaagatttaatattaatttttgaataaaattgCAAAATGATAAAGTATCATAAAGCAAGAGACTCTTACCAATGTATCAATCAGAGTTCTAAGAGTTGGGTTGAAAGTTCTCATTTGTAAATGTTGAAGCATCTCACTGGAAACAGTTAAGCATTTTACAAGGGTGTGAGGATCATTCtgtaaatcaaaataaataaaagtattttggAAATATTGCCCCTTTTtgctttaattatataaatgtatataaaaacatagaaaaacaGACAGAGTGTTAATGAGCTGTTAAATTAAATGTGAAATAGGTGTCACAAAATGAATACCTTTTCTGTTTGAATCTCTTCTGATTGCTGACCTTCCGTGGTTAGTGTATCCTTAGTGTTCTCAAGTTCAGTTACCTTCTGTTTGAGTTCAGCTGCTCTGCTAAAATTCTGAGCTCCAACACACGTCTCCAGTTCATCACGTGCTTCATTCAACAGCATACGAACACTGgcaaactataataataataataacaactttatttaaaaacggatgcaacacttgaatcaccatattggtgtttttcacaaggccgttacttactacaaaactatttatactattacacaagttataatttacagtacaaaaaaaaaaaaaaatttcatgaaaaatatagagtttcaagtatattttatctttggtcatttattatttttttaaatatatgtaccTATTAGGAGCTGTAATTGCATTTGAGTTTATAGCATTTAAACTATTCCATAGCTTTGCGCCAGAATACgagaaacttttctttttatcttttgatctagtattatatgtttgtttgcGTTCATAGAATCTGTTTCTTAAGTAGGATGGTGTCaagttattcattatttttttattttttgtgactgcttcgttgtaatattgtttttcttctaaattaggCCAATTTAAATCTTTGAGTGCCTGTGAGCTAGAGTCATACCTAGatgtatgtttaattattttagccGCTCTATTTTGGAGTACTTGGAGTTTATATTTGAGGGTTTGGTTACAACGACCCCATACTACATTGCAGTAGTCAAAATGTTGGGCTATGATAAATTTGTACATTAatgattgaatattttgaaGGAAAATATTGCTGCATTTTTTTAGATAGTACAGACCtgatattactttatttttcatctgatctatttgtttatgccattttaaattttcatcgATAATGACACCTAAATGTTTACAGTTATTTACTTTTTCAAGTTTTGTACcgtctatattaatattaatatccatgttaatcaatttatttaatttttgatgtGTTCCTATAATCATATACtgttaaatacaatttaaaatttaaaaacgaTGAGAACCTAATCCCTGTAGACTGTAGAATTCTAGTACAAAGACACAAGGTACAGTGTCACTCTGAATTATTATTGCTTACTTTCAGTTCTTTCTGACGCTGTTGATCTTTATCTGGTGTTTTGTGAATAATCATGGTTATTGGTTCTCTGATTTCAGAGATGATTTCTGCAATTTTCTGAATGAGTTCTTCTTGTTTTCCTACCAACTTTACCATTAGCTTCATCAGTAAAGGACTAAGGGATCCTGGTACATTTGAGGCAATCAACAAGTCATGAACAGTACACTTTAAGGCTTtcctataaaaaaacaaattaaggaTTGTAAAGAATACATCACCAATACTAAAGGCATATAAATCTTATAGGagcaacaattttaaaaactgtttttaaatgtatcaaaagaATGGTTCCTTATTATGACATGGACATAACTTTCACAATTGTAAACATGATGAGCACTATTATGTGCACAATAAATCTCAATATAATCACTCACCGGCCAACTTCATCTGATAAATCCAAGATATCAGCCAACATCAACAACTGTTGACCTATGAATTCTGATTTTAGGGTCTCTTCCACTTTAGTTACATCTAATGAAGGAACCTTCAGCTTCTTTAAATAACTGTAGAAAAAATGTCACAATATTAACACCTGATTGACTGTTATTTAGATAGGATCTACATGTACACAAGATGATTTGTAGTGTATGTGCTGATCAACCATGCACATTCATATCACACAAGCACTATTTAAGCAACCATTGGATATGTCACCGGTGCTTGACAAATCAACAGACTTACTTGTAGATGTACTTAGCAAAGACTGACACAGTTGGCAGCAACTTGTCCAACAAACTGGCTTCTTGGCTACTGAGTGAATTTAAATGTTCACA
Encoded here:
- the LOC140047482 gene encoding condensin complex subunit 3-like, translating into MPGHPSIKSLKDIFEECQKGSQSHNKLIKALKLNYQNTTEKEAFTEEFINYLKYSLIVFKKEPVVERTLDFVAKFAVSYCEEQTPVEESSEESQEESEGDNLCIYLFKFLLKHHNVRDRAVRFRVCQLINKLLVAMKEDAQIDEDLFDNIYHCMLQRLKDKFPAVRIQAVTALARLQDPSDADCPVINGYLFCLEHDAVHEVRRAVLSCIAPSTRTLPTILQRILDTKDIVRKVAYQVLAEKVHIKALTIAQRVKILKTGLSDRSEIVRETCASKVLTAWLRTFEGNVLELMKCLDVENSCETAEIAMKKYLTKIPSEELVENFDLLNESLTIDEETLTCENSLYWRCLCEHLNSLSSQEASLLDKLLPTVSVFAKYIYNYLKKLKVPSLDVTKVEETLKSEFIGQQLLMLADILDLSDEVGRKALKCTVHDLLIASNVPGSLSPLLMKLMVKLVGKQEELIQKIAEIISEIREPITMIIHKTPDKDQQRQKELKFASVRMLLNEARDELETCVGAQNFSRAAELKQKVTELENTKDTLTTEGQQSEEIQTEKNDPHTLVKCLTVSSEMLQHLQMRTFNPTLRTLIDTLILPGIPHEHESVRDVAVRCLGLACQMNRDFARQHLLLFLQVYQVDQDEVKVTALKVIFDLLLTYGFETFKISTESQLESSPESDEEEQEREVENKYNSKTASSLMSILIRILENEHSELRTVAAEGFCKLMLSGRVISSKLISRLLLLWYNPTTEEDHHLRHCLGTFLPMFAFVTRRNQECLEDAFLPTLETLFNAPITSPLAKINDSNVADLLIQLTDHRNLPNLDHENLQESSIHDSLGLKICNHILSNPDSPGCRVLIRSLNKLHITNTNQATLKDMYTLLQQILEVIEDRVSKKTLEKLKASINEMINDENMATVEKDEEQIDVDHTNVEKSSDKFDQQMSSQDVMDVPLVDDNLTSLNETICPEDSISSKTMEVDDENKDPVLVVKRSSRRKKSTKQSVKKKAIPVCHLYSDSESDGEDLSRLKLSRKVTALSELNLSDSE